In Babylonia areolata isolate BAREFJ2019XMU chromosome 19, ASM4173473v1, whole genome shotgun sequence, a single window of DNA contains:
- the LOC143293516 gene encoding serine/threonine-protein phosphatase 2A 55 kDa regulatory subunit B beta isoform-like: MTGNGGEIQWCFSQVKGSVEEEVADADIISCVEFNSTGELLATGDKGGRVVIFQRDKASKTAVPSRGEYNVYSTFQSHEPEFDYLKSLEIEEKINKIRWLRQTNRNHFLLSTNDKTIKLWKVAERDKRPEGYNLKDESGLVLDPTNITSLRVPVFQPMELMVEASPKRVFANAHTYHINSISVNSDQETYLSADDLRINLWNLEITDQSFNIVDIKPANMEELTEVITAAEFHPQQCSTFVYSSSKGTIRLCDMRDQALCDKHAKMFEEPEDPTNRSFFSEIISSISDVKFSHSGRHMMTRDYLSVKVWDLAMESRPVETFQVHEYLRSKLCSLYENDCIFDKFECSWSGDDRHIMTGSYNNFFRMFDRESKRDFTLEACREITKPRTVLRPRKVCTGGKRKKDEISVDSLDFNKKILHTGWHPLDNIIAIAATNNLYIFCGKD; encoded by the exons CTGACATCATCTCATGTGTGGAATTCAACAGCACTGGAGAACTCTTGGCAACAGGAGACAAGGGAGGACGGGTAGTCATATTCCAGCGCGACAAAGCG AGCAAAACTGCTGTGCCAAGTCGTGGGGAATACAATGTCTACAGCACCTTCCAAAGTCATGAACCTGAGTTCGACTACCTGAAAAGTCTTGAAATTGAGGAAAAAATCAACAAGATTCGATGGTTAAGGCAAACCAATCGAAACCATTTTCTTTTGTCAACCAATG ACAAGACAATCAAGCTGTGGAAAGTGGCAGAGCGAGACAAGCGCCCAGAGGGCTACAACCTGAAGGATGAGTCCGGCCTTGTCCTGGACCCAACCAACATCACCTCCTTGCGGGTGCCGGTCTTTCAGCCCATGGAACTGATGGTGGAGGCATCGCCCAAGCGGGTGTTTGCCAATGCTCACACCTACCACATCAACTCCATCTCTGTCAACAGTGACCAGGAGACCTACCTGTCTGCTGACGATCTGCGCATCAATCTCTGGAACTTGGAGATCACAGATCAGAGCTTCA ACATTGTAGACATCAAGCCAGCCAACATGGAGGAGTTGACGGAAGTGATCACGGCGGCCGAGTTTCATCCTCAGCAGTGCAGCACCTTTGTCTACAGCAGCAGCAAAGGAACCATCCGTCTCTGTGACATGCGTGATCAGGCACTGTGTGACAAGCATGCCAAAA TGTTTGAAGAGCCTGAAGACCCGACGAACCGCAGCTTCTTCTCGGAGATCATCTCCAGCATCTCTGACGTGAAGTTCAGCCACAGTGGGCGGCACATGATGACACGCGACTACCTGTCGGTCAAGGTGTGGGACCTGGCCATGGAGAGCCGCCCTGTGGAGACCTTTCAGGTGCACGAGTACCTGCGCTCCAAGCTGTGCTCCCTGTACGAGAACGACTGCATCTTTGACAAGTTTGAGTGCTCTTGGAGTGGAGATGACAG GCACATCATGACAGGCTCATACAACAACTTTTTCAGGATGTTCGACAGAGAATCAAAAAGGGACTTCACACTAGAAGCATGCCGAGAGATCACAAAGCCACGAACtgttctccgaccgaggaaagtgTGTACAGGTGGCAAGCGGAAAAAGGATGAGATTAGCGTAGACAGCTTAGACTTCAACAAGAAGATCTTACACACTGGCTGGCATCCACTGGACAACATCATCGCAATAGCAGCTACAAACAATTTGTATATATTCTGTGGGAAAGACTGA
- the LOC143293515 gene encoding vitamin D3 receptor-like, translating to MENTNTAAPTTATPPTPPTWQETHYNRTTTTIAPASSSAQHIPYIKGEEPSRLSPTSYARAETTTFPGDDDEGPWGKERPLRRKRRVRGQKICGVCGDLAQSHNFGALTCETCKAFFRRNAYKQKELHTCVFNTGCTITKATRRFCAPCRLKKCYAIGMDPELILDDEEKKARQSKREKDKVSQTLHMKKEQPEQDSQENPSPHQGSVLQPSASSSSTSSTSCTSCSSSSQSSSQSSSTSCSSHSSSSQSSSQSSSQSSFSTSPQAKLTDSGIDTATTSPSSDSPYNYPNKGKWFRPRNALGIRFKHVTHEELPWDMQLYWPLTVEERSLLTKLTSSLQTVTTTIPPEDRARMNQWETFCMEKAIFALEFSLRQYVQFARCIPEFQGLSQVDQIATLKASALQWYHVRLASEFIPKHRAWSNEFGSTSETQLGQFFGDVHGVREYADFCEGIKFVVKNDTTLYALIHTLVLFNPRDPHVENRVWVNGIRDRYLLLLKHHLEAQFSFLHADRYLAEVVEQMLDLYQLSQSSLIFYKHFSSQFRPLVAEVFDG from the exons atggagaacaccaacacagcagcaccaacaacagcaacaccacccacaccccccacatggCAAGAAACGCACTAcaacaggaccaccaccaccatcgccccGGCCTCCAGCTCTGCACAGCACATCCCCTACATCAAAGGGGAGGAGCCCTCGCGGTTGTCCCCCACTAGCTACGCCCGCGCAGAGACCACCACCTTCCCCGGGGATGACGACGAGGGCCCATGGGGCAAGGAGCGACCCCTGCGGCGGAAGCGGCGGGTCAGAGGTCAGAAGATCTGCGGGGTGTGCGGGGACCTGGCCCAGTCGCACAACTTCGGGGCCCTCACCTGCGAGACGTGCAAGGCCTTCTTCCGGCGCAACGCTTACAAGCAGAAG GAGCTGCACACCTGCGTGTTCAACACGGGCTGCACTATCACGAAGGCCACTCGTCGTTTTTGTGCACCCTGTCGCCTGAAGAAATGCTATGCCATTGGAATGGACCCTGAACTCATCTTAG ACGACGAAGAGAAGAAAGCCAGGCAGAGCAAGCGAGAGAAGGACAAAGTGTCTCAAACCCTGCACATGAAGAAGGAGCAGCCGGAGCAGGACAGCCAGGagaacccctcaccccaccagggCAGTGTTCTGCAgccctccgcctcctcttcctccacctcctccacctcctgcacctcctgctcctcctcctcccagtcctCCTCccagtcctcctccacctcctgctcctcccactcctcctcctcccagtcctCCTCCCAGTCCTCCTCCCAGTCCAGCTTCAGCACATCCCCGCAAGCGAAATTGACCGACTCTGGCATTGACACCGCCACCACTTCCCCTTCTTCAGATTCCCCATACAACTACCCCAACAAGGGCAAGTGGTTTCGGCCAAGGAACGCTCTGGGCATCCGCTTCAAGCACGTTACACATGAGGAGCTCCCATGGGACATGCAGCTGTACTGGCCCCTGACGGTGGAGGAGAGATCCCTGCTGACCAAGTTGACCTCTTCCTTACAGACGGTCACCACGACCATCCCCCCAGAGGACCGGGCGCGCATGAACCAGTGGGAGACCTTCTGCATGGAGAAGGCCATCTTCGCCCTGGAGTTCTCCTTGCGGCAGTATGTGCAGTTCGCCCGCTGCATCCCCGAGTTCCAGGGCCTGTCACAGGTGGACCAGATCGCCACGCTGAAAGCCTCGGCCCTGCAGTGGTACCATGTGCGCCTTGCCTCCGAGTTCATCCCCAAGCACCGGGCCTGGAGCAACGAGTTCGGCTCCACCTCAGAGACACAGCTGGGCCAGTTCTTCGGGGACGTGCACGGGGTGCGGGAGTACGCTGACTTCTGCGAGGGGATCAAGTTCGTGGTGAAGAACGACACCACGCTCTATGCCCTCATCCACACGCTGGTGCTATTCAACCCACGCGACCCCCATGTGGAGAACCGGGTGTGGGTGAACGGGATTCGGGACCGCTACCTGCTGCTGCTGAAGCACCACCTGGAGGCACAGTTCTCCTTCCTGCACGCTGACCGCTACCTGGCCGAGGTGGTGGAGCAGATGCTGGACCTCTACCAGCTGAGTCAGTCCTCCCTCATCTTCTACAAGCACTTCTCCTCCCAGTTCCGGCCCTTAGTTGCCGAGGTCTTTGACGGCTGA